In the Hyla sarda isolate aHylSar1 chromosome 9, aHylSar1.hap1, whole genome shotgun sequence genome, gtctatatgttcatttgcaaagttcaaacactgatttttgtagtgaggacgtagaagaggttttcttctgatgactcttccatgaagaccatatttgtacaagtatctctttatagtggagggattgtgcagtcaaacgtgggttttgaattgtttttctcacaatcctgcgagctgttctgtctgatatttttcttggtcttccagatcttgctttaacttccactgttcctgatgactgccatttcttaattacattccgagcagaggatattgacatctgaaaatgttttgctatcttcttatagccttctccagctcgtgagcgtcaactattttcagtttcagatttctagacaactgcttagaagaacccatggtgctgattgttgggacaaggtcagatgagtctgggcatttaaaatctttgagattgacataacctgatcttcccagatgatgattgagaacaatccatgacactggcaggtctcagctttgcaaagggggtagtgcatgctataaattctgcagggtgcccaaacttttgcagatgccattttttgttttctgttattttgaaagtgtaaatgatggaaataaaatttaacttttgtagacatattataagaatgtctaatctgtaatttgatttttcaatctttccttggcttctttatgcacattaatacaaatttttacctggggtgcccaaacttttgatccccactgtacgggACTTCTTTTCAGCattttgtgctaaaaaaaaaaaaaaaaaaatttatatgcaTGTCCAAAATAACATCTGCTTTGCAAACCGCCTCGTAGCTTTTGCtgtagcctaaaaaaaaaaaaaaaaaaagtgcccccgcCCATAGCGCACAAtttactgaatttagcagaggatcttctgggagacatatctcaggacctactggacatattttagtaagtgacccctctttggcctcctgttcacccactctataatccagtgtattgggtttagtgtgggtgaaaaggctgaccgttttcctttaaggccaGAGCTACTTCTGAAAGCAACATTAAGTCAACAATGTTACACAGTAAAATTTACAACTACTGATATTTGTGGTTGCAGAGTTAAGCCGGTATGGATATATGCCATATCAGATTAAAGAAGACCTGTCAGCAGGTTTTAGGGTTTAAAGTAAGGGCATGGCTATAGAGGGGATTTGACCCTAAATCCAAACATACCTCTTATTAGTTAACTGACCCCTAAAGTGCAGAGATTAGCgcaaattaggctttggagcccaCTGGGTGTTCCCTTTGTTTGCTAGAACCCAGTACAGTCTTTACCAGTTAGTCACCCACACAGGGAGGGGAGTAGAGGGGTGACCAGTAGTGGAGTGACTAACTGGTAAAGGGGTcgaactgtactgggctctagcACCCAAGGGGGAACGCGCAGCGGGCTCCGAAGCCTAATTTACATATATTCAAAACTTTGATATCTCAGCGCTGGAGGGGTTAATGAACTAATGAGAGATATGTACAGATTCAGTGACAAAAACCCTATACAGCCATGCAATAactgtgtaccctaaaaacctattgacaggtcctctttaacgtGCAGGTCACCACATTCACATTATCAGTTGTGATGTACCAGTCCCACAAGTCCCCCATGCAGCCATAgcctaaaaaaaattctacaggattagaaagagaaaacaaaaaaaacatgctctTTTTTTTGTGCATCTTATGTTTTAATTGtggcaaaaaaaatgaataaataaataaagccacAATCACTACTTGTTTTTCCACCCacagtttttttcagtttttactttttttttagtttgtttcATTTAACAAGCTTTTTAAAACACTTAAAAACAGTGCGTGTATACAaagaaggccttaaaggggtactctgctgctcagcatttggaaaaaactgttcctgtacactggagtcggcgccgggagctcgtgacatcatggccccgcccctcatgacagcagtcatgcccccctcccatagacttgcattgagggggggcatgacttcatgagggggcggggctatgacatcacgagctcccggcgtcggctccagtgtacaggaacagtttgttccaaacgttgagcagcagagtacccctttaagatgctgtATGGAATTGGAAAAATAGGtttttctacccccccccccccccaccaagaaACATCATTACTCTTTCCATTGGCTGCATTTGGAACTGCAGTTTAACCCAAGCTGAAACAGGGCCGAGCTGTAATTCCAAATCCAGCCAATTGAGGCAATGTTTCTAGAAGACCCACTTCATGCAGTTTACAGAAGAGACTAATCATAGTCTATAGTGATTTTTGTAATGGAGTCCAGGCTCGGCTTATCTACACCTTTCGCATGTACTGAGCTAAGATGTTTTTTCAGGGCTGACTTGTGCTTAAAATCCATGTCGCAGCAATGACACTTGTAGGGACGGTCCCCGCTGTGGATGTTCAAATGGTCTTGTAAGGTAGTCTTAGCAGTAAAAGTTTTCAGACATACGGAGCACTGAAATGGTCTAATACCCATATGACCACGGATGTGTCTGTTCAGGTTCTTCTTCTGGGTGAACGTTTTTCCACACTGCAAGCACAGGAAAAGTTTATGCATTTTTAAGTGGCGCAGATAGTTCTCCAAATGTAGAAACCCGCGAGGACACTTGGGACACTGATGCCGCCAGGAGCAGACTCCCTCTGCAGGGCTATGAAGACCATGAAGGATGCCAGAAGAAGGATTCCCTCCATCCTGAAAGTTCTGGAAGTGACTGGGGGGTAAATCACTCATACGGTTTTCCACGGTGGAGTTGATCATGGAGTGCTGCGTGTCCGAGAAGTACATATTTGTCTTAGAAGAAGTGCAGGGCTGAGAGAACTGCTCACTGTCCACCTGGTTCTCATTGTCAGACATAGACCCCATCCTGAATACACAGATATCATTGTCTTTGTAGTCAATCTGTACAGAGGACAGATCGTTCTTTTCACTATCTAAGCTGTGCAGCTCCGCTTGACTACTTCCTTCCTTCTTAACCTGGTAATCCAGATTCAGCTGGCTGTCTTCTGACAGTTCAATGATCTCACAGTCCTTATCCTGACCCTTCTCAGCGTCCATATCAGTAGGACAGAGAGGACTTTTACTTGGATGCAGAGTTTCGTCATTGTCGCACGTCTCACTCTGCAGGTAGCGGGACAGAGCTTCCGTACACCTCTCAACAATGTGAACCATTTGCAAGTAGCTGGCTGCTGTAAGATACTTTAAAAGCTCTTTCTTTCTGACCTCCAGGACGCCGGTGTAACAGGAAAGGAGCAATTTTTGTCCCACTTCTGCATTCTGCAATATAGCGATATGCACCTGTCTGGACTGATTCAGCAGGAACTGATCCCTCATGAACGTGGAGCAAGCGGCAAACACAACCTTATGTCCGTGGAACTCTGCGTCGttgatatatacagacacatcgcAAAACAGATTTTGCTCTCGGAGGATATTCATCTTCTGTAAAACCACATCTCCCTGCTGCTCGAAGCGGAAGCGAAGGATTTCGGACTCTGACATGATGGCGGTTCTGAAAAGGCAAAATACACGGCTATATCAATTAAGGAAATATTTTTACATCCAGTTATTCTAGGGATACGGGTTATCACATCTTACAGGGGTTCTATgattttacagtcatggccgtaaatgttgacacccctgaaatttttctagaaagtgaaatatttctcacataaaaggattgcagtaacacattttgctatacacatgtttatttcctttgtgtgtattggaactaaataacaaaaaaagggaggtaaagaaagcaaattggacataatgtcacaacaaactcataaaatgggctggacaaaattattggcacccttaacttaaaggggtattccaggcaaaaccttttttttatatatatcaactggctccggaaagttaaacagatttgtaaattacttctattaaaaaatcttaatccttccaatagttattagcttctgaagttttctgtctaactgctcaatgatgatgtcacgtcccgggagctgtgcatgatgggaaaatatcctcataggaactgcacagctcccaggacgtgagtcatcagagcagtaagacagaaaacaacaactcaacttcagaagctaataactattggaaggattaagattttttaatagaagtaatttacaaatctgtttaactttccggagccagatgatatataaaaaaagttttggcctggaatacccctttaatatttggttgcccaccctttggaaaaaaaaactgaaatcagtcgaTTGCCGATTGACGTTCCGGCCgagaggtgcaagaagcttattgatggttataggaagtgactgatttcagttattttttttccaaagggtgtgcaaccaaatattaatttaagggtggcaataattttgtgtaTAGcacaacatgtgttactgcaatccttttctgtgataaatacttcattttcttgaaaaatttcaggggtgccaacatttacggccatgactgtatatgattgATGTATGCAGCTGTatgacagtggtgtccaaactgtggccctccagatgttgtaaaactacaactcccagcatgcccggacagccaacggctgtccgggcatgctgggagttgtagttttacaacatctggagggccacagtttggacataaCTGCTGTATGAGGTCGTATGTTTATACATGAACATAGCAAACACTGCACCCAAAGACTTTACTCCATTCGCACCTATATCACGGCTTCATACAATAGACCAAACCGCTCCAATTGATTTATACAGGGGTCCATCAAGGTTTCTGTCACATTAACAGCACAGGTAATGGTGAATGTAGCCATAGGATGTACAGACCCCACATGACGATACACCTGTAGTCTGAGATCTAAGACCACACTAGGGAATACaaaatatacattacatactaacAGAACTTTCTTCTCTCATTTAGTTCCGCTTCTTCAAGATCTCTTCCTACAGATTTCCAGTCATCCATActtaaaaggggcactccagtggaaaacgttatttatttatttatttttttttaaagtcaactgttgccagaaagtgaaaacagatttgtaaattacttctattaaaaattcttaatccttccagtacttattagcggctgtatactacagaggaaaatcttttcttttgggatttcttttgtcccgaccacagtgctctctgctgatacctgtgtccattttaggaactgtccagagcagcatatgtttgctatggggattttctcctgctctggacagttgctgacatggacatgacatggaggtgtcagcagagagcactgtggttgtgacagaaaataaatccaaaaaaggaaagaatttcctctgtagtatacagccgcaaataagtactggaaggattaaaggaaaactgtcagctttctcccccgcactaaccagcagtattggctggtagtgcgggggacgctgatcagtttggtccttaccgtgcccggGATCTGCCGCGCCGTTCGGACGTAATCTGCTATTTtcggaatatgcaaatgaggtgctaactggcaccggctggGCCAACTGATGTCAGTGCCACCGGCTGCAACggtgcccagctcatcaatattcctcaccTCTCACTTCataacagagcggggagaagagggagaggcggagggtgGGGAGGAATATCGATGAGGAGGGCGGCACTGCGGCagccggcactgacgtcagagtgctagTTAACATCTAATTTGCATAttacgaaaatagaagattacggctgaACGGCGCCGCAGATCTGGGCAcggtaaggaccaaactgatcagcgtcccccgcactaccagccagtactgctggttagtgcagggggagaaagcggacagttttcctttaataaattttaatagaagtaatttacaaatctatttaactttctggcaccagttcatttaaaaatgataaaaaaacctttaacccctttccaACTATCTGGCTACTATAGCTGCAATAGACACATATGAATGGAAATTCTAGAACCATTCTATTTAGGCAACAAcctgaacagttttttttataaggcgcctttcacactacaaaatgactccgttttaaagatccgtacgaagttccgtctgaaaatcagctgaaaacggcagtaacaaaatcctatacggccgttagaaaatcccattatagtctatgggatttttctaatcgccattttaacccgttatagcccgttattaataacggacgttattttgtgacaaaaGATAgaaatgggagaaatagtgcatgcaaaggggtattccaacacCAAATTATTGTTTTAGAAAGGACCAGGGGGTACactaaaaataaaagacaaaccATACTCTTCTGCCCCAATCCCCCCCACAGCCCCTGGTGCACATTGCTTCATTCTTTCTATGACATCAATTGGCTCAGTGAGCATTTTCTGCGGGTATGGTGGAAGCAGCAGGCACTGGAAGGCATCATATCGGCAGATGTGGGGGAGCAGGGCAGACGAGTAGGATTTGATTTTTAGTGCATCTCAAGTCCATTTGAAAACCATTATATGGCACTGAAACCAGACAGAGAGCCATGCCGGGGAAAAAGAAATTTGGCACATGATAGAAAATATGTTGGgacaagccatctgattggttgctatgggcaactggtaaacttttccccaacacaggttttcataaatcttccccatggtCCCTGATTTATCAGTCTGTCTGGtccgttcacacggagtaattaaAGAAGAATTTCCTCTTGAATTAACCTCTgtttttgccattgacttcaatgtatattacgctgcactgttcacactgcgttaATTCCGCtagaagaacgaacatgttctttcttcttgcggaatacgcgagcagaagtccactgaagtcaatgataaaaaaaattccgCACGAAAAAAGGGGAAATTCTAATTAGTGGTCGtagtccacaaaaaaaaaaaaaatagtttgctCCTATATTCCGCACAGAATTCCATGTCAATTATGTGCGAAAACAAAAACGAAAATTCTGCAGCGGGATTTTCACGcaagaattcctcagtgtgaacgtatcctaaatCTTCCTCACAGATATtacacagcagcagagtcctattgatttcaatgcgaTTCTGCTGCTTTgtacacacggcagaatttctgtggcagaaaatCCAGATTCCAGCGCCCGCAAAGACATTGAACCTGTTCAATCATTTTGCAGAtttcgctcggaaatgcattgttaTCTATGAGACTactcatttccgagcggtcctagcacaaGCCTGCTCTGCTGGCGCTCTGTCcagacattccaccgtgtgaacaacgCCTTAGGGCAAAAACTGTGATTTACCCAAAGAATCCAATCACAGCTTACAAAAGTAATGACAAAAAACAtaatggcccatatttatcattCTGCCTGAAACCCAAACTgcctggttttgcccatagcaaccaatcacagcccagcctTCATAAGTTAACAAGCTCCGGTAAaagtaaagctgagctgtgattggttgttatgggcaaagccGGGCAGTTTAGTTATTAAGAGATTGACAAATCTGAGTCATAATTCTTTCTGACTCCATTAGACCCTGTAACCAGcaatacacacacactaattatatatatatatatatatacatacacacacacacactagctgagtacccggcgttgcccggtttttccttcctcatccttgttggggaggaaaatcaacaaaggaggaagcttttgacttcaaatcccgtcctcatatattgttgtcatatcccaaccccatatcccgtcctcctatcccgacctatcgcatcctcctatctcgaactcctttcccaacctcctatcccgtcctgtaatatgtgtaccaggtattgaaatatctccagccgtacggaagttatgtgggaacatacatttcccattgatttgcatgggactttaaacaaaaacccacgaccctcacaaatgggggtagttaagggttaaattaactatcctatgtggacatatcagtaacatgtgaccaagtattattgaaatatctccagccgtttggaagttatgcagtaacatatattttccattgacttgtatgggactttaaacataaaccccgcccctggcaaatgggggtgggtaagggttaaatcacctatcctatgtttgttggtgacatataagcaacatgtgtgccaagtttcatgttaatatctttagccatttggaagtttttgtggaacatgcatacatacgttgagttttattttgtatatatatatatatatatatatatatatatatatatatatatatatatacaccgtatttatcggggtataccacgcaccaacctataacacgcaccctcattttaccaaggatatttgggtaaaaaaagttttttacccaaatatccatgaaaaaattaggatgcgtgtgtgtgcgtgtataccccgatatacccccaggaaaggcagggggagagaggccgtcgctgcccgcttctctccccctgcctttcctggggtctagagcgctgctgtcggcccttttcacccccggcaccaatagtcagggggacagaacgggcagcggcgccgatagccagggggagagaagcggcgccgacagccagggggagagaaggggcagcggcacccattgccggcgccgctgccccgttgcctccccccatccccggtggcataattacctgagtccggtccgcgctgctccaggcctccgtcgtgcgtccccagcgtcgttgctatgcacggcgcggcgctctgacgtcatgcgccgcgccgttcagcgcatagcaatgacgccggggacgcacgacggaggcctggagaagtggaccggactcaggtaattatgccaccgggaatggggggaggcaacggggcagcggcgccggcaatgggtgccgctgccccttctctccccctggctgtcggcgccgcttctctccccctggctatcggcgccggcaccgatagtcagggggacagaacgggcagcggcgccgataaccagggggtgaaaagggccgacagcagcgctctagaccccaggaaaggcagggggagagaagcgggcagcgacggcctctctccccctgcctttcctgggggtgtatcggcgtataacacgcacacagactttaggctaaaaattttagcctaaaaagtgcgtgttatacgccgataaatacggtgtatatatatatatatatatatatatatatatatatatatatatatatatatatatatatatatacacatacatacacacacacacacacacacacacacttgtgatGAGTCAATTAGTGGGTCCAGGtcttatgacccccccccccttctgatcACTAAAGCAAAGGGGCACAGGCATCGCTCCCCTTTAGCTGTGTTAAATTGCGCTGTCAGATCCAAAAGTTGAAAATTAAAGACTGTTTGTAATAtggataaaacatttttaatatttcATGAAGAAAACTGctactgaaaatcccaccactaggggtccccatacctaatgggacactaaccagtcgtgcagcagcatcagggttgtccatgaatcatggacaaggctgcatgagcagacacaccaatcacctccctctTCCCCTAAGAGGATTTTTAACACTGCAATCTAATAAAAATAGGGATTTTTATCATAAATATAGGTGATCGAGGCATAAAAAATTTTgaagtacatggtcaggattagggactgagtaacttttttttctgggatctgacaggtacgctttaagttttgCTGAGCTGATCCTTGGAGATAGTGATAAGTGGTGTACAGGCTCATAGACAATCATTGAACCCATATATCATCACTCTACTTGCATCCCCAGGTCTGAAGAAGCTCAGCCGTGTGCTGCTGCCCCTTTGCTTCAGTGATCAGAGGGGGTCTCAGCCCCCAGACACATCCCTTTATTGACAAAGCCATCGGGACCCCTGAATCTCATCACCGGGAGTGCCAAtggtcttaggcccctttcacactacaggtctcatcctgcttttttactgccttcattttataatagacaaaaaaaaaagaaaggatgcaataactggtaataacagatgataactgatgaccgttatttttaaaggggtactccggtgcttagacatcttatcccctatccaaaggataggggataagatgcctgatcacgggagtcccgccgctggggacccccgtgatcttgcacacggcaccccgtttgtaatcagtccccagagcgtgttcgctccgggtccgattaccggcgaccatacggccggcggcgtgtgaagtcacgcctccgcccccgtgtgacgtcacgctccgcccctcaatgcaagcctatgggagggggcgcgatagctgtcacataggcttgcattgaggggcggagcggttttctttttaatttccccacataaatagtatttttttgtggcgccatacattttatggtaaagtgagtgatggcattacaacggacaactggtcgcgcaaaaaacaaaccctcatacttatctttggatgaaaatataaaagagttatgatttttttgaaggcgaggaggaaaaaacaaaaacataaaaataacattgtctgagtccttaaaggggtattccaggaaaaaaaaaaatatttatatatccatctatctatatctaactggctccagaaagttaaacagatttgtaaattact is a window encoding:
- the ZBTB6 gene encoding zinc finger and BTB domain-containing protein 6 → MSESEILRFRFEQQGDVVLQKMNILREQNLFCDVSVYINDAEFHGHKVVFAACSTFMRDQFLLNQSRQVHIAILQNAEVGQKLLLSCYTGVLEVRKKELLKYLTAASYLQMVHIVERCTEALSRYLQSETCDNDETLHPSKSPLCPTDMDAEKGQDKDCEIIELSEDSQLNLDYQVKKEGSSQAELHSLDSEKNDLSSVQIDYKDNDICVFRMGSMSDNENQVDSEQFSQPCTSSKTNMYFSDTQHSMINSTVENRMSDLPPSHFQNFQDGGNPSSGILHGLHSPAEGVCSWRHQCPKCPRGFLHLENYLRHLKMHKLFLCLQCGKTFTQKKNLNRHIRGHMGIRPFQCSVCLKTFTAKTTLQDHLNIHSGDRPYKCHCCDMDFKHKSALKKHLSSVHAKGVDKPSLDSITKITIDYD